A stretch of Aedes aegypti strain LVP_AGWG chromosome 2, AaegL5.0 Primary Assembly, whole genome shotgun sequence DNA encodes these proteins:
- the LOC5578171 gene encoding zinc finger protein 37 homolog produces MATATSVDDTCRLCLDPSVESFNTIENPALKNVLEKVFCFPIEFKEGITSSVCQICSNTITEFYEYSEKVRHHQAILEAAASAIMTGDELFPAKIKIELDSDTGLPNVNQDQPPKISEPLITMTESNDDIDFIDKMLRKKKEDATDQFIRQHLKLTCELCGIVAPTFRELRYHFLDEHQRQYAYTRCCGKKLTSRQLTVDHIHYHLDSNVFHCAECKDVFTTFATKKALELHKISKHSERRMYKCDRCPLAYANLDLLQKHSKRHEMNECIECRKCFPTKSALDEHMECHMPQECTQCKKLFTNRTTLRIHIANVHNKDTTFKFVCEQCGKHFARKIAFQRHMNEHAGIEAPKVQCTICGRWLKKMYYKNHMDTVHGNRERVHECDICHRMYPHAVALQNHKSKAHIEPRHKCEFCGKLFIQKNRWLDHLTSHTDAMLHSCEYCGAPYKTRSNVHKHIRTKHAVEWAEKKKRDQSMAPEETST; encoded by the exons ATTGAATTCAAGGAAGGAATCACCTCAAGTGTGTGTCAAATATGTTCAAACACCATCACCGAGTTCTACGAATATTCTGAAAAAGTACGCCATCATCAGGCAATCCTGGAAGCTGCAGCATCCGCTATAATGACCGGAGATGAATTATTCCCTGCAAAGATTAAAATTGAGTTGGACTCTGATACGGGACTTCCAAATGTGAACCAAGATCAACCTCCGAAAATATCTGAACCCTTAATCACGATGACGGAATCAAATGACGATATAGATTTCATAGATAAAATGTTGCGAAAAAAGAAAGAGGATGCAACGGATCAGTTTATCCGCCAACACTTGAAGCTAACCTGCGAACTCTGTGGAATCGTGGCTCCGACATTTCGAGAGTTGCGATATCATTTCCTAGATGAGCATCAACGTCAATATGCCTACACAAGGTGCTGCGGCAAAAAGCTTACAAGCAGACAACTTACTGTAGATCATATCCACTATCATCTCGACTCGAATGTATTTCACTGCGCAGAGTGCAAGGACGTCTTTACGACGTTTGCGACTAAAAAGGCATTAGAGTTACATAAGATCTCAAAGCACAGCGAACGCCGCATGTACAAATGTGATCGCTGTCCACTGGCTTATGCAAATTTAGATCTCCTACAAAAGCATTCGAAACGGCACGAAATGAATGAATGTATAGAATGTAGGAAATGCTTCCCGACCAAATCTGCTTTGGACGAACACATGGAATGTCACATGCCACAGGAGTGTACTCAGTGCAAGAAGCTTTTTACGAACCGGACCACTCTGAGAATCCACATAGCCAACGTTCACAACAAGGATACCACGTTTAAATTCGTCTGCGAACAGTGCGGAAAGCATTTTGCAAGAAAAATAGCATTCCAGCGCCACATGAACGAGCACGCAGGAATCGAAGCACCAAAGGTTCAGTGCACAATCTGTGGCCGGTGGCTAAAGAAAATGTACTACAAAAATCACATGGATACTGTTCATGGTAATCGAGAGCGGGTGCACGAGTGCGACATCTGTCACCGGATGTATCCGCATGCAGTCGCACTGCAGAACCATAAATCGAAAGCGCACATTGAGCCGAGACACAAGTGCGAATTCTGCGGGAAgctgttcatacaaaaaaatcgttGGCTG GATCATTTGACATCGCATACGGACGCAATGCTACATTCGTGCGAGTATTGCGGGGCACCGTACAAAACTAGGTCTAACGTGCATAAGCACATCAGGACGAAGCATGCAGTTGAGTGGGCTGAGAAAAAGAAGCGTGATCAATCGATGGCCCCGGAAGAAACTTCGACTTAG